One Cicer arietinum cultivar CDC Frontier isolate Library 1 chromosome 8, Cicar.CDCFrontier_v2.0, whole genome shotgun sequence DNA segment encodes these proteins:
- the LOC101511313 gene encoding protein MITOFERRINLIKE 1, chloroplastic: MSSSMEARISSSLGFPSPKPNQLSTTLTDFNSLINHFTTLTLTHHSPPFATISDPTRPKRIPQILLKNLTVLERAFIGASAGGIAGAFTYACLHPLDTIKTKMQTKGASQIYKNTLDAVSKTFTTNGILGFYSGFSAVVVGSTASSAIYFGTCEFSKSFLSGLQHFPKVLIPPMSGALGNVLSSAVMVPKELITQRMQAGAKGRSYEVLIKILQNDGVLGLYKGYSATLLRNLPAGVLSYSSFEYLKLAVMKKTDKNYLEPFQSVICGALAGAISASLTTPLDVVKTRLMTQAHGEAVGKVATVMYGGVSDMVREILREEGWIGLTSGMGPRVVHSACFSALGYFAFETARVAILNEYVKRKELEAVVVSST; encoded by the coding sequence ATGTCTTCTTCAATGGAGGCTAGGATCTCATCTTCACTCGGCTTTCCATCTCCAAAACCCAACCAACTCTCAACAACCCTAACAGATTTCAATTCCCTCATCAACCATTTCACAACCCTCACTCTCACCCACCACTCTCCTCCCTTCGCCACAATCTCCGACCCGACCCGACCTAAACGAATCCCCCAAATCCTCCTAAAAAACCTCACCGTCCTCGAACGCGCATTCATCGGCGCATCCGCCGGCGGAATAGCCGGCGCATTCACCTACGCATGTCTCCACCCACTCGACACAATCAAAACCAAGATGCAAACAAAAGGCGCCTcccaaatttacaaaaataccCTCGACGCAGTTTCCAAAACGTTCACCACTAACGGCATCCTCGGTTTCTACAGCGGATTCTCAGCCGTTGTAGTGGGGTCCACAGCTTCGTCCGCAATTTACTTCGGAACTTGCGAATTCTCAAAGTCGTTTCTCAGTGGCCTCCAACACTTCCCCAAAGTACTAATACCGCCGATGTCAGGCGCGTTAGGTAACGTCCTATCGTCGGCGGTAATGGTACCGAAAGAATTAATAACACAGAGAATGCAAGCTGGTGCTAAAGGTAGGTCTTATgaagttttaattaaaattctcCAAAACGACGGCGTTTTGGGTTTATACAAAGGTTATTCAGCCACATTGTTGAGAAATTTACCTGCTGGTGTTTTAAGTTATTCATCGTTTGAGTATTTGAAATTAGCGGTTATGAAGAAAACGGATAAGAATTATTTAGAACCGTTTCAGAGTGTGATTTGTGGGGCGTTGGCGGGAGCGATATCGGCATCGTTGACGACGCCGTTGGATGTGGTGAAGACTAGGTTGATGACGCAGGCTCATGGGGAGGCGGTTGGGAAAGTTGCGACGGTTATGTATGGCGGGGTTTCGGATATGGTTAGGGAGATTTTGAGGGAAGAAGGTTGGATTGGTTTGACTAGTGGTATGGGTCCTAGGGTTGTTCATAGTGCTTGTTTTTCTGCTTTGGGTTATTTTGCTTTTGAAACTGCTAGGGTTGCTATTTTGAATGAGTATGTTAAGAGGAAGGAATTGGAGGCAGTTGTTGTTTCTAGTACTTGA